Proteins from one Halopseudomonas pelagia genomic window:
- a CDS encoding NADPH-dependent 2,4-dienoyl-CoA reductase yields the protein MSETSLYPHLLAPLDLGFTTLRNRTLMGSMHTGLEERPHGFERMAAYFAERARGGVGLIVTGGIGPNEEGSVAAGAAKMTTPEEAEHHKVVTQAVHEAGGKICMQILHAGRYAYSPKQVSASPVKAPINPFTPRELDEEGIEKQISDFVTCSQLAQSAGYDGVEIMGSEGYFINQFLVSHVNKRTDRWGGSYENRMRLPVEIVRRVREGVGQNFIIIYRLSMLDLIEGGSTWDEVVMLAKAIEKAGATIINTGIGWHEARIPTIATKVPRAAFTKVTAKLKGEVSIPLVTTNRINTPEVAEQVLAEGDADMVSMARPFLADADFVNKAAAGKADEINTCIGCNQACLDHTFGGKLTSCLVNPRACHETELNYIPTTAVKKIAVVGAGPAGLAASTVAAQRGHEVTLFDSAAEIGGQFNIAKQVPGKEEFFETLRYFGKMIDKYGVKLVLNKRVEAADLAEFDEVILATGIKPRTPDIPGIDHPKVVSYIDTILNHKPLGNKVAVMGAGGIGFDVSEYITHQGGNPSLDTQLFWKEWGIDLNIEARGGIAGITPQPHPPAREVYLLQRKTSKVGDGLGKTTGWIHRTGLKNKQVQMLNSVQYLKVDDAGLHIQIGEGEPQVLAVDNIVICAGQEPLRELQAGLEAAGKTLHLIGGADVAAELDAKRAIDQGSRLAAAI from the coding sequence ATGAGCGAAACCTCTCTCTATCCGCATTTGTTGGCCCCCCTGGATCTGGGTTTTACCACCCTGCGCAATCGCACCCTGATGGGCTCGATGCACACCGGCCTGGAGGAGAGGCCGCACGGCTTCGAGCGCATGGCGGCTTACTTCGCCGAGCGTGCGCGCGGCGGTGTGGGTCTGATCGTCACCGGCGGGATTGGGCCCAATGAAGAGGGCAGTGTTGCCGCTGGTGCAGCGAAGATGACCACGCCGGAAGAAGCCGAGCATCACAAGGTGGTGACTCAGGCGGTGCATGAAGCCGGCGGCAAGATCTGCATGCAGATTCTGCATGCAGGCCGTTACGCCTACAGCCCCAAGCAGGTGTCTGCCAGCCCAGTCAAGGCGCCGATAAACCCCTTTACGCCGAGAGAGCTGGACGAGGAGGGCATCGAGAAGCAGATCAGCGATTTCGTTACCTGCTCGCAGCTGGCCCAGAGCGCTGGCTATGACGGTGTCGAAATCATGGGTTCGGAAGGTTATTTTATTAACCAGTTTCTGGTCAGCCATGTAAACAAGCGCACCGACCGCTGGGGCGGCAGCTACGAAAATCGCATGCGTTTGCCGGTAGAAATTGTCCGCCGTGTACGTGAGGGCGTAGGCCAGAACTTTATTATCATCTATCGCCTGTCCATGCTCGACCTGATTGAAGGCGGCAGCACCTGGGATGAGGTGGTGATGCTGGCAAAAGCGATTGAAAAGGCTGGCGCGACCATCATCAATACCGGCATCGGCTGGCACGAAGCGCGGATTCCAACCATTGCTACCAAGGTGCCGCGCGCTGCGTTCACTAAAGTCACCGCGAAGCTCAAGGGCGAGGTCAGCATCCCGCTGGTCACCACCAACCGGATCAACACTCCAGAAGTAGCAGAGCAGGTGTTGGCAGAGGGCGATGCAGACATGGTTTCCATGGCCCGGCCGTTCCTGGCCGATGCCGACTTCGTCAATAAAGCAGCTGCCGGCAAGGCCGATGAAATCAATACCTGTATTGGTTGTAACCAGGCCTGCCTGGATCACACCTTCGGCGGCAAGCTGACCAGTTGCCTGGTCAACCCGCGCGCCTGTCACGAAACCGAACTGAACTATATTCCGACCACTGCAGTGAAGAAGATCGCTGTGGTTGGTGCCGGTCCTGCCGGTTTGGCCGCGTCTACGGTTGCAGCGCAGCGCGGGCATGAGGTGACGTTGTTCGACTCGGCGGCGGAAATTGGCGGCCAATTCAATATCGCCAAGCAGGTTCCCGGCAAGGAAGAGTTTTTCGAAACCCTGCGCTACTTTGGCAAGATGATCGACAAGTACGGGGTCAAGCTGGTGCTGAACAAGCGCGTCGAGGCGGCGGATCTGGCTGAGTTCGATGAAGTGATTCTGGCGACAGGCATCAAGCCGCGCACGCCGGATATTCCCGGCATCGATCATCCCAAGGTGGTCAGCTATATCGACACCATCCTCAATCACAAGCCGCTGGGCAATAAAGTGGCGGTGATGGGCGCGGGCGGGATCGGCTTCGATGTGTCCGAGTACATTACCCACCAGGGCGGCAACCCGAGCCTGGATACCCAGCTGTTCTGGAAAGAATGGGGCATCGATCTGAATATCGAAGCCCGTGGCGGCATCGCCGGTATTACCCCGCAACCGCATCCGCCAGCACGTGAGGTCTATCTACTGCAGCGCAAGACCAGCAAGGTCGGGGATGGCCTGGGCAAGACCACTGGCTGGATTCATCGCACCGGCCTGAAAAACAAGCAGGTTCAAATGCTCAACTCGGTGCAGTATCTCAAGGTCGACGATGCCGGGCTGCATATCCAGATTGGAGAGGGCGAGCCACAGGTCCTGGCGGTCGACAATATTGTGATCTGTGCCGGGCAAGAGCCGCTGCGTGAATTGCAGGCGGGCCTGGAAGCGGCGGGTAAAACCCTGCATCTGATCGGCGGCGCTGATGTGGCAGCCGAGCTGGATGCCAAACGGGCAATTGATCAGGGGTCACGTCTGGCCGCGGCTATCTGA
- a CDS encoding NAD(+) kinase, with product MEQFRNVGLIGRLGSGKVVDTLKRLKRFLLDNGHSVILEDAVADLLPGHQLQVCSRKMMGEICDLVIVVGGDGSLLGAARALCRYNVPVLGVNRGGLGFLTDISPDELESRVGEVLAGQYSVEKRFLLDVFVRRGDEQLGTSEALNDVVLHPGKSARMIEFELYIDGQFVYSQKSDGLIVATPTGSTAYSLSAGGPIMHPKLDAMVLVPMFPHTLSSRPIVVDANSELKIIISKQNGIYPQVSCDGQVHIACAPGDSLTIRKKPQKLRLLHPLDHNFYAICRSKLGWSSRLTDQ from the coding sequence ATGGAGCAGTTCCGTAATGTTGGTTTAATCGGACGTCTGGGTAGCGGCAAGGTGGTCGATACCCTCAAACGCCTCAAGCGGTTTCTGCTGGATAATGGCCATAGCGTGATCCTGGAAGATGCGGTGGCTGATCTGTTGCCGGGGCACCAGTTGCAGGTCTGTTCCCGGAAGATGATGGGCGAAATCTGCGATCTGGTCATTGTCGTCGGCGGCGACGGCAGTTTGTTGGGTGCTGCGCGTGCTCTGTGCCGCTATAACGTTCCGGTACTGGGCGTTAACCGCGGTGGGCTGGGGTTTCTTACCGATATCTCCCCTGACGAGCTGGAAAGCCGGGTAGGTGAAGTGCTGGCTGGCCAATACAGTGTAGAGAAGCGCTTTCTGCTGGACGTATTTGTGCGGCGCGGCGATGAGCAACTAGGCACGAGTGAGGCACTGAATGATGTGGTGCTGCACCCGGGCAAATCAGCGCGGATGATCGAGTTTGAGCTGTATATCGATGGCCAGTTTGTCTACAGCCAGAAGTCCGACGGGTTGATCGTTGCTACGCCGACCGGTTCGACCGCCTATTCACTGTCTGCCGGCGGGCCGATCATGCACCCGAAGCTGGATGCCATGGTGCTGGTGCCGATGTTTCCTCACACCTTGTCCAGTCGCCCGATCGTGGTGGATGCCAACAGCGAACTGAAGATCATCATTTCCAAGCAGAATGGCATTTATCCGCAGGTCAGTTGCGATGGCCAGGTGCATATCGCCTGTGCGCCGGGTGACAGCCTGACGATTCGCAAGAAGCCGCAAAAGCTGCGTCTGCTGCACCCACTGGATCACAACTTCTACGCGATTTGTCGCAGCAAGCTCGGCTGGTCAAGTCGTCTGACGGATCAATAA
- a CDS encoding YeaC family protein: protein MTSFAEMLRNITPDVYASLKTAVEIGKWSDGRKLTQEQKELCLQAMIAWEQDNLPEEQRTGYMGPQSCKSEAKTVPNILFSTGSDTLH, encoded by the coding sequence ATGACCAGTTTTGCCGAAATGCTGCGCAATATTACCCCTGACGTTTATGCCAGCCTGAAAACGGCGGTCGAGATCGGCAAATGGTCCGATGGGCGCAAGTTGACCCAGGAGCAGAAAGAACTGTGCCTGCAGGCGATGATCGCCTGGGAGCAGGATAATCTGCCAGAAGAGCAGCGCACCGGCTATATGGGGCCACAGAGCTGCAAATCCGAGGCAAAAACAGTACCCAATATTCTCTTTTCCACTGGCTCGGATACCCTGCACTGA
- a CDS encoding adenosylcobinamide-GDP ribazoletransferase, producing MKLPLALMIALQFLTRLPVRLPSLPTAQDNGRSLLWYPLVGALIGLVLLLTHWLLISAAPLLQAAIILSLWVWISGALHLDGLADTADAWVGGHGDRDRTLAIMKDPACGPIGVVALVLVLLLKFAALVSLLENQAWLALLLAPWIGRLLLPALLINTPYARPGGLGAELAAHAPASLKPALLGHALVIALLALVAWGPAGLLPLFGVVLFTFYWRRVIIRRLGGTTGDTAGAVLEMAEALLLVALCVIF from the coding sequence ATGAAACTCCCGCTGGCACTGATGATTGCACTGCAATTTCTCACACGCCTCCCGGTGCGCCTGCCTTCTCTTCCTACGGCGCAGGATAACGGCCGCTCGCTGTTGTGGTACCCGCTGGTCGGCGCGCTGATCGGGCTGGTATTGCTATTGACCCATTGGTTGCTGATATCGGCTGCGCCCTTGCTGCAGGCCGCCATTATCCTCAGTCTCTGGGTGTGGATCAGCGGTGCGCTGCATCTTGATGGTCTGGCAGATACCGCCGATGCCTGGGTCGGTGGGCACGGTGATCGCGACCGCACGCTGGCTATCATGAAAGACCCGGCCTGCGGCCCGATCGGTGTGGTGGCTCTGGTGCTGGTATTACTGCTCAAGTTCGCTGCGCTGGTCAGCCTGCTGGAAAATCAGGCGTGGTTGGCACTGTTGCTGGCGCCCTGGATCGGCCGGTTGCTGCTGCCGGCGCTGCTGATCAATACTCCTTACGCACGTCCCGGCGGCCTGGGTGCAGAGTTGGCGGCCCACGCGCCCGCTTCGCTGAAGCCTGCATTACTCGGTCATGCACTGGTGATTGCGCTGTTGGCTCTGGTGGCCTGGGGACCAGCCGGCTTACTGCCATTGTTCGGCGTAGTGCTTTTCACCTTCTATTGGCGCCGGGTGATAATCAGGCGCTTGGGTGGCACCACCGGGGATACCGCCGGCGCCGTGCTGGAAATGGCTGAAGCCCTGCTGCTGGTGGCCCTCTGCGTAATTTTCTGA
- a CDS encoding rhomboid family intramembrane serine protease, translating into MYRALQCSLDEDLSRFTHFLRSRGVVHRITEEDGKQVIWTHDEAGAQIVQAFYAEGIPDQAFDAVEKASPAAGSSNWPLVWRRIPVTLIVLALTGVVALLTGIGSRPETIGLFTFVPVDANGYFASEMDLSQWWRLVAPIFLHFGLMHLAFNSLWYWELGRRIEMRSGGLWLLGLTLLFALISNTAQWWVSGHALFGGLSGVLYGLLGYCWLYQWLAPNVHFALPKGVVVLMLVWLALCLSGLITMLGFGAIANTAHVSGLLAGCAVGLAAGGLERARRGRQE; encoded by the coding sequence ATGTACCGCGCATTACAATGTTCTCTGGATGAAGACCTGAGTCGCTTTACCCACTTCCTGCGTAGCCGGGGGGTAGTGCATCGCATTACCGAAGAGGACGGCAAACAGGTGATCTGGACTCATGACGAAGCCGGAGCGCAGATCGTGCAGGCGTTCTACGCCGAAGGCATTCCGGATCAGGCATTTGACGCGGTCGAGAAAGCCAGCCCAGCGGCCGGGAGTTCCAACTGGCCGTTGGTCTGGCGACGTATCCCGGTCACCCTGATCGTGCTGGCGCTGACCGGTGTCGTCGCGCTGCTGACCGGAATAGGGAGCCGCCCTGAGACTATCGGCCTGTTCACCTTCGTGCCGGTCGACGCCAATGGCTATTTTGCCAGCGAAATGGATCTGAGCCAGTGGTGGCGTCTGGTTGCACCTATATTTCTGCATTTCGGCCTGATGCATCTGGCCTTCAACTCCTTGTGGTACTGGGAGCTGGGGCGGCGCATTGAAATGCGTTCCGGCGGCCTTTGGTTGCTGGGCCTGACACTGCTGTTTGCACTGATTTCCAACACCGCTCAGTGGTGGGTTAGCGGTCATGCACTCTTTGGTGGTCTGTCGGGCGTGCTTTACGGCTTGCTGGGCTATTGCTGGCTGTATCAATGGCTCGCCCCCAACGTGCATTTTGCCTTGCCCAAGGGGGTAGTGGTACTGATGCTGGTTTGGCTGGCGCTGTGTCTTTCCGGGCTGATTACCATGTTGGGGTTCGGCGCCATAGCCAATACCGCGCATGTTAGCGGCTTGCTGGCGGGGTGTGCGGTAGGCCTTGCCGCAGGCGGTCTGGAACGTGCTCGGCGCGGCCGGCAAGAGTGA
- a CDS encoding AraC family transcriptional regulator, which produces MNETQPLKLGDISVGYLYSLQAALLSLGHDPLPLFQRFRISSDLLATPQARISIPRFMRLGNAAIQLTGRADIGLLMGRCSHASHLGLAGMTAQCAADLGQAFETLVRFERLSSQNYRGHSSFDAPALRFYSISPYNAFNLFVVDSALASRAQLGRHLTGGKAILSAVHIEFPAPAYADRYEDVFDCPVLFEQEHNQLLWEPASLNLPLEQSAPASFYHLQSLCKAQLHDLNRHRGLREKVEEILSPQLHQRLPSLPEVARKLGLPSWTLRRRLQQEEQTRFQDIIDETRQDLAVSYIRDTELALGEIAFLLGFSSPEAFQRAFKRWTGQPPGQFRRQQRRTPS; this is translated from the coding sequence TTGAATGAAACTCAACCCTTGAAGCTCGGCGATATCTCGGTCGGTTACCTGTACAGCCTTCAGGCCGCCCTGCTCAGCCTGGGTCATGACCCGCTGCCGCTGTTCCAGCGCTTTCGCATCAGCAGTGATCTATTGGCGACCCCGCAGGCGCGCATCAGCATTCCGCGCTTTATGCGCCTCGGCAATGCGGCCATCCAGCTGACCGGCCGTGCCGACATCGGCTTGTTGATGGGGCGTTGCAGCCACGCCAGCCATCTGGGCTTGGCCGGCATGACCGCCCAATGTGCGGCCGACCTGGGTCAGGCCTTCGAGACGCTGGTACGCTTCGAGCGCTTGTCCAGCCAGAACTACCGTGGCCATTCCAGCTTTGACGCACCTGCGCTGCGCTTCTATTCGATCAGCCCGTACAACGCCTTCAACCTGTTTGTGGTTGACTCGGCCCTGGCCTCCCGCGCGCAACTTGGTCGCCACCTGACCGGCGGCAAGGCGATACTCTCAGCGGTGCATATCGAGTTTCCCGCACCCGCGTATGCCGACCGTTACGAAGACGTCTTCGATTGCCCGGTTCTCTTTGAGCAGGAACACAACCAGCTACTTTGGGAACCGGCGAGCCTGAATCTGCCGTTGGAGCAATCTGCTCCCGCCAGCTTTTATCATCTGCAGTCGCTGTGCAAAGCCCAGTTGCATGACCTCAACCGTCATCGCGGCCTGCGGGAAAAGGTCGAGGAGATATTGTCGCCACAACTGCACCAGCGCTTACCCTCGTTGCCGGAGGTCGCGCGCAAGCTGGGCTTACCCTCCTGGACCCTACGCCGTCGGCTGCAGCAGGAAGAGCAGACGCGGTTTCAGGACATCATCGATGAAACCCGACAGGATCTGGCCGTGAGCTACATTCGCGATACGGAGTTGGCGTTGGGGGAGATTGCGTTCTTGCTGGGCTTTTCGTCGCCGGAGGCATTTCAGAGAGCTTTCAAACGTTGGACCGGGCAACCGCCGGGACAATTCAGGCGTCAGCAGCGCAGAACGCCAAGCTGA
- the pepN gene encoding aminopeptidase N produces the protein MRTEQPKTIYLKDYEQPDYWISETHLTFDLHDDHALVHSRLSVQLNADKHGQALPALMLDGQNLELLSVAIDDEALASSDYQVDANTLRLQPASASFDLAITTRIKPRDNTALEGLYQSGAMFCTQCEAEGFRKITYYLDRPDVMSRFTTTVIAERGDYPVLLSNGNPVASGDHEGGRHWVTWEDPFPKPAYLFALVAGDLCLIQDSFTTMSGREIDLRIYVEPENREQCAHAMDSLKRSMRWDEEVYGREYDLDIFMIVAVNDFNMGAMENKGLNIFNSSCVLAHADTATDLAFQRVEAVVAHEYFHNWSGNRVTCRDWFQLSLKEGFTVLRDSQFSADMNSETVNRIEGVTFLRANQFAEDAGPMAHPVRPDSFIEISNFYTLTVYEKGAEVVRMLHTLLGAEGFRKGTDLYFDRHDGQAVTCDDFVKALEDANGADFTQFKRWYSQAGTPRLAVEGRYDAAAATFSLLFRQSCPPTPGQSEKKPQVIPVRMALLDAQGLEMPLQLADEAQAQGTERVLAVTEAEQLFTFTGISEQPLPSLLRGFSAPVKMTYPYSRDDRVFLAKHDPDGFNRWEASQALAVEILQGLVGIHRAGRPLMLDQRLLDVYRTLLADSTLDPAMVAEMLRLPSEAYLVELADVADIDGIHYVRDWVRQELAVALEAEMWPLYQALNDQVPYSPSAAAVARRSLKNTLLGYLMLCPSGKALDVCVRQFVEANNMTDRQAALVALVNSSYDEQKRAALSDFAERWQSYPLVMDQWFSIQAAASQPGALQRVQELMQHPAFSMRNPNKIRSLIGAFANQNLVNFHSADGSGYRFLADRILQLDPLNPQIAARLLTPLTRWRKYDEARQALMKAELSRIIAAENLSPDVYEVVSKSLV, from the coding sequence ATGCGTACCGAACAGCCGAAGACCATTTACCTCAAGGACTATGAGCAACCCGATTACTGGATCAGCGAAACCCACCTGACCTTTGATTTGCACGATGACCACGCACTGGTGCACAGCCGCTTGAGCGTGCAGCTGAATGCGGACAAACACGGCCAGGCGTTACCCGCGTTGATGCTCGACGGCCAGAATCTCGAGTTGCTGAGCGTCGCCATCGATGATGAGGCGCTGGCCAGCAGCGACTACCAGGTGGACGCCAATACGCTGCGCCTGCAACCTGCATCAGCATCCTTTGATCTGGCGATCACCACCCGGATCAAACCGCGGGACAATACCGCGCTGGAAGGTTTGTATCAGTCCGGCGCGATGTTCTGCACCCAGTGCGAGGCCGAGGGCTTTCGCAAAATCACCTATTACCTCGACCGTCCGGATGTGATGAGCCGCTTTACTACCACGGTCATCGCCGAGCGTGGCGATTATCCGGTACTGCTGTCCAACGGCAATCCCGTGGCCTCGGGCGACCACGAAGGCGGCCGGCACTGGGTGACCTGGGAAGATCCCTTCCCCAAACCGGCCTATCTGTTTGCGCTGGTGGCCGGAGATCTGTGTCTGATCCAGGACAGCTTCACCACCATGAGCGGGCGCGAGATCGACCTGCGCATCTACGTTGAGCCGGAAAATCGTGAACAGTGTGCGCACGCGATGGACAGCCTCAAGCGTTCAATGCGCTGGGACGAGGAGGTCTATGGCCGCGAATACGACCTGGATATCTTCATGATCGTTGCGGTCAACGATTTCAATATGGGCGCCATGGAAAACAAGGGGTTGAATATCTTCAACTCCAGCTGTGTGCTGGCGCATGCCGATACCGCCACCGATCTGGCGTTCCAGCGCGTCGAGGCAGTGGTTGCACATGAATACTTTCATAACTGGTCGGGCAACCGGGTGACCTGCCGCGACTGGTTTCAGCTCTCGCTCAAGGAAGGCTTCACTGTGCTGCGAGACTCGCAGTTTTCCGCTGACATGAATTCAGAGACGGTCAACCGCATAGAAGGCGTGACCTTTTTACGTGCCAATCAGTTTGCTGAGGATGCAGGCCCGATGGCCCATCCGGTACGGCCGGATTCCTTTATTGAAATCAGCAACTTCTATACCTTGACGGTGTATGAGAAGGGCGCAGAGGTCGTGCGTATGCTGCATACACTGCTGGGTGCTGAGGGGTTCCGGAAAGGCACGGATCTGTATTTTGATCGACACGATGGCCAGGCGGTGACCTGCGATGATTTCGTCAAGGCTCTGGAAGATGCCAACGGGGCTGATTTCACCCAGTTCAAGCGCTGGTACAGTCAGGCGGGTACCCCGCGCCTGGCGGTAGAAGGGCGTTACGATGCGGCGGCTGCGACCTTCAGTCTGCTTTTCCGCCAAAGCTGTCCACCGACCCCGGGGCAAAGCGAGAAAAAGCCGCAGGTGATACCGGTACGCATGGCGTTGCTGGATGCCCAGGGTCTGGAAATGCCGCTGCAACTTGCTGACGAGGCTCAGGCGCAGGGTACCGAGCGGGTGCTGGCGGTGACCGAGGCCGAGCAGCTGTTTACGTTTACCGGCATCTCTGAACAGCCGCTGCCGTCTTTGCTGCGCGGTTTTTCTGCACCGGTAAAAATGACCTACCCCTACAGTCGCGATGACCGGGTGTTTCTGGCCAAGCACGATCCCGACGGGTTCAATCGCTGGGAGGCTTCCCAGGCATTGGCGGTAGAGATTCTTCAAGGCTTGGTCGGAATTCATCGAGCAGGCCGGCCTTTGATGCTCGATCAGCGCCTGCTTGATGTGTATCGCACGCTTTTGGCCGACAGCACGCTCGACCCGGCGATGGTCGCGGAAATGTTGCGGCTGCCGTCCGAGGCTTATCTGGTCGAGCTGGCGGATGTGGCCGATATAGACGGCATTCACTACGTGCGGGACTGGGTGCGTCAGGAGTTGGCAGTGGCTCTGGAAGCCGAGATGTGGCCGCTTTACCAGGCGCTCAATGACCAGGTGCCCTACAGTCCGTCAGCTGCTGCCGTGGCGCGCCGTAGCCTGAAAAACACCTTGCTGGGTTATTTGATGCTGTGCCCGTCGGGCAAGGCGCTGGATGTCTGCGTACGCCAGTTTGTCGAGGCGAACAATATGACTGACCGTCAAGCGGCGTTGGTAGCCTTGGTCAATTCTTCTTATGACGAGCAGAAGCGCGCCGCGCTGAGTGATTTTGCCGAACGCTGGCAGAGTTACCCGCTGGTAATGGATCAGTGGTTCAGCATTCAGGCCGCCGCCAGCCAGCCCGGCGCGCTGCAACGCGTGCAGGAGTTGATGCAGCATCCGGCGTTCAGCATGCGCAACCCAAACAAGATCCGCTCACTGATAGGCGCGTTCGCCAATCAGAATCTGGTCAATTTCCATTCGGCAGATGGATCCGGCTATCGCTTCCTGGCCGATCGTATCCTGCAGCTGGATCCGCTCAACCCGCAGATCGCCGCGCGACTGCTGACGCCGCTGACACGCTGGCGGAAATATGACGAAGCCCGCCAAGCGCTGATGAAGGCGGAGTTGTCACGCATTATCGCTGCTGAAAACCTGTCGCCTGATGTTTACGAGGTGGTGAGTAAGTCACTGGTTTGA
- a CDS encoding DUF2797 domain-containing protein, which produces MPYLQGTGSISKLKTALDSPVSYHLPIGESRLPLNECLGKTLRLESLGLIHCSHCGRRTKKSYSQGYCYPCMIKLASCDTCIMSPERCHHHLGTCREPAWGEQFCMTDHIVYLANSSGLKVGITRATQVPTRWIDQGASQALPIMRVSTRLQSGLVEDLLRQQVADKTNWRALLKGEPEPVDMLAARDRLLDGAATGIMALQQQHGLQAIQPLQADVTDIRYPVLQYSAKPQSANLDKEPVLEGTLLGIKGQYLILDTGVINIRKYTAYTLSVSVS; this is translated from the coding sequence ATGCCTTATTTGCAAGGCACAGGCAGTATCAGCAAGTTGAAAACGGCGCTGGATTCGCCGGTCAGCTACCATCTGCCGATTGGCGAATCCCGGCTACCGTTGAACGAGTGCCTGGGCAAGACCCTGCGCCTCGAGTCGCTCGGTCTGATTCATTGCAGCCATTGCGGTCGCCGCACGAAAAAGAGCTACAGCCAGGGCTACTGTTACCCCTGCATGATCAAGCTGGCCTCCTGCGATACCTGTATCATGAGTCCTGAGCGGTGCCACCATCACCTGGGTACCTGCCGCGAGCCGGCCTGGGGCGAGCAGTTCTGCATGACCGATCATATCGTTTATCTGGCCAACTCTTCCGGCCTCAAGGTGGGGATTACGCGCGCCACTCAAGTGCCGACCCGCTGGATAGATCAGGGCGCAAGCCAGGCGTTGCCGATCATGCGGGTTTCCACTCGGCTGCAGTCCGGGCTGGTGGAAGATCTGCTGCGCCAGCAGGTGGCAGACAAGACCAACTGGCGCGCGCTGCTCAAGGGTGAGCCGGAACCAGTGGATATGCTCGCCGCGCGTGACCGTCTGCTGGACGGTGCCGCGACCGGCATTATGGCGCTGCAGCAACAACATGGCCTGCAAGCCATTCAACCGCTGCAGGCCGACGTCACCGACATCCGCTATCCGGTGCTGCAATACAGCGCCAAACCGCAATCCGCCAACCTGGACAAGGAACCGGTCCTTGAAGGTACCCTGCTGGGTATCAAGGGCCAGTATCTGATACTCGATACCGGCGTCATCAATATTCGTAAATATACCGCCTATACACTGTCAGTCAGTGTGTCCTGA
- a CDS encoding metallophosphoesterase, which produces MLPGDLQGYDVIGDVHGCAQTLTQLLARMGYAKQAGVWRHPTRKALFLGDIIDRGPRIREALHLVHDMVEAGAASCIMGNHEINALAWSTPAPAGSGRQYIREHTERNRRQIQDTLEQFAAWPEEWEYFLDWFYTLPLFMDMGEIRLVHACWDDNLIKPFATQYQNGCIDREFLEAATDHESFASQVLERLLRGIDMRLPHGQIMTGRDGLTRRAFRTKFWEEQPQTYGDIVFQPDALPDEVAARPLSDDQKAELLLYDTDQPILFVGHYWQQGNPHPIRPNLACLDYSAVKYGKLVAYRWEGEHHLHRDHFVWVDVPRLA; this is translated from the coding sequence ATGCTTCCCGGCGATCTTCAAGGTTATGACGTTATTGGCGATGTGCACGGATGTGCGCAGACCCTGACGCAGCTATTGGCTCGTATGGGCTATGCAAAACAGGCTGGCGTGTGGCGGCACCCGACCCGCAAGGCGTTGTTCCTGGGCGATATCATTGATCGGGGGCCGCGCATCCGCGAGGCGCTGCACCTGGTGCATGACATGGTCGAAGCCGGCGCGGCCAGCTGCATCATGGGTAATCACGAAATCAATGCCCTGGCCTGGAGCACCCCGGCCCCGGCGGGTAGCGGCCGGCAGTATATTCGTGAACACACCGAGCGTAACCGACGGCAAATCCAGGATACGCTCGAGCAGTTCGCCGCCTGGCCTGAAGAGTGGGAATACTTTCTTGACTGGTTTTATACGCTGCCGCTGTTTATGGACATGGGTGAGATTCGCCTGGTACACGCCTGCTGGGACGACAACCTGATCAAACCTTTCGCCACGCAGTACCAGAACGGCTGTATTGATCGGGAGTTTCTTGAAGCCGCCACTGACCATGAGAGCTTTGCCTCCCAGGTGCTGGAGCGGCTGCTGCGCGGCATCGATATGCGCTTGCCGCACGGCCAGATCATGACCGGTAGGGACGGCCTGACGCGCCGGGCCTTTCGGACCAAATTCTGGGAAGAACAGCCGCAAACCTACGGCGATATTGTTTTTCAGCCCGACGCTTTACCTGATGAGGTTGCCGCTCGTCCTCTGAGCGATGATCAAAAGGCTGAGTTGCTGCTCTATGATACGGACCAGCCGATACTGTTTGTCGGGCACTATTGGCAGCAGGGCAATCCGCACCCTATCAGACCGAATCTTGCCTGCCTGGATTACAGTGCGGTGAAGTATGGCAAACTGGTCGCTTATCGCTGGGAAGGTGAACACCACCTGCACCGCGATCATTTTGTCTGGGTCGATGTACCCAGGCTGGCCTGA